A region from the Gammaproteobacteria bacterium genome encodes:
- the pstS gene encoding phosphate ABC transporter substrate-binding protein PstS, giving the protein MLAASLGGAASAADQQQFTGAGSTAIYPVLSAWSDTYHKDTGIALNYQSIGSGGGIKAVEEKTVNFGATDKPLTPDVLTQNNLVQFPAIIIGITPVVNIPGVAPGQMVLNGQVLADIYLGKITNWNDKAIVALNPGLTLPDSTIAVVHRADGSGTTFTFTNYLSKVSDEWKTKVGSDTAVSWPTGLGGKGNAGVANFVNQVKGSIGYVEYAYALQNNMAYTKMANHDGKTVAPELKSFQAASANADFTKVEGFYLILTDQPGAESWPITGATWVLMRSDGDKAQNTAVAKFFGWALTKGQAQAEKLQYVPLTQKTYDLIASYWKAKLGITLNSHQNFH; this is encoded by the coding sequence ATGCTGGCCGCCAGCCTCGGCGGCGCCGCTTCGGCGGCCGATCAGCAGCAGTTCACCGGCGCCGGCAGCACGGCCATCTACCCGGTGCTGTCCGCCTGGTCCGATACCTACCACAAGGACACCGGCATCGCCTTGAACTACCAGTCCATCGGCTCCGGCGGCGGCATCAAGGCCGTCGAGGAGAAGACGGTGAACTTCGGTGCCACCGACAAGCCCCTGACTCCGGACGTGCTGACCCAGAACAACCTGGTGCAGTTCCCGGCGATCATCATCGGCATCACCCCGGTGGTGAACATCCCGGGCGTGGCCCCCGGCCAGATGGTGTTGAACGGCCAGGTGCTGGCGGACATCTACCTGGGCAAGATCACCAACTGGAACGACAAGGCCATCGTGGCCCTAAACCCGGGTCTGACCCTGCCGGACTCCACCATCGCCGTGGTGCACCGCGCCGACGGCTCGGGCACGACCTTCACCTTCACCAACTACCTGTCCAAGGTCTCCGACGAGTGGAAGACCAAGGTGGGCTCCGACACCGCCGTCTCCTGGCCGACCGGCCTCGGTGGCAAGGGCAACGCGGGCGTGGCCAACTTCGTCAACCAGGTGAAGGGCTCCATCGGCTACGTGGAATACGCCTATGCGCTGCAGAACAACATGGCCTATACCAAGATGGCGAACCATGACGGCAAGACCGTCGCCCCGGAGCTGAAGAGCTTCCAGGCGGCCTCGGCCAATGCCGACTTCACCAAGGTGGAGGGTTTCTACCTGATCCTGACCGACCAGCCGGGTGCCGAGAGCTGGCCGATCACGGGCGCCACCTGGGTGCTGATGCGCTCCGATGGTGACAAGGCCCAGAACACCGCCGTGGCCAAGTTCTTCGGCTGGGCCCTGACCAAGGGTCAGGCGCAGGCCGAGAAGCTCCAGTACGTGCCGCTGACCCAGAAGACCTACGACCTGATCGCCTCCTACTGGAAGGCCAAGCTGGGCATCACCCTGAATAGCCACCAGAACTTCCACTGA